One region of Eupeodes corollae chromosome 1, idEupCoro1.1, whole genome shotgun sequence genomic DNA includes:
- the LOC129939678 gene encoding uncharacterized protein LOC129939678: protein MADTQPKQNPSDNNEPNTEKQLFFDSKLFRWITLILYLGGVSGMGMVLSFYYLFFFDSTMPEIYLRFPVTIDTNQPTN from the coding sequence ATGGCTGATACTcaaccaaaacaaaatccttCGGATAATAACGAACCAAACACAGAAAAGCAATTATTTTTCGACTCGAAGTTGTTTCGATggatcacattaattttatatttaggaGGTGTGAGCGGTATGGGAATGGTATTATCATTTTATTAtctgtttttctttgattctaCAATGCCAGAAATATACTTACGATTTCCTGTTACCATAGACACAAATCAGCCAACTAATTAA
- the LOC129939476 gene encoding transient receptor potential channel pyrexia → MKTTLLNQTMENVRFSIIENDLNWNSDRELEDLYDKRSISSESDSDIFSNETDAINSWQQHSHVIWDIKEIEDTLSRQCVSSGNIFEMVKCGEFYELSSGSSEVNLALLYSALYGFVDSIVILLNTFFADPNAHDSKGRTSLHFVCANGNSQIAKILLDHEADPNCWDFKKEVTPLHCAASAGSVDCVLLLLRRRAQINIGIEKRSALHFAIDRNAVECVETLLKYGANPNTPQVYTETPLHTACALGNTKCVELLLAHGADVRPQFGEGKLTALHLAAENDYVECVRLLLENGADVNCRNAGYQTPLHLACLSQSVETVEMLIKYGANVNAHYRDGRTALHAAIVKQSRCLDCCIALLRAGADVNKADNYGYTPLHIAALNEFSNCVYTFIENGADVTARTDGNVSALSFIVRRTPDVVPKLIANLDASIKVNDHEIGDVDCEIKLDFRHLVPLPTLERGETELLMSFIEVGQKRILIHPLCETFLFLKWRRIRKFFLMSLLYHTVYVLMFTIYVFGVYVRNCEKGTTCTAANYISSTGYFVVVLNLLLLVKELFQMAHGLTGYAKYWENWLQWTIIFGVFLCVTPALLVAKDLLAVPEWQHHVAAIVMFLVWLELMMLVGRFPIFGLYIQMFTKVSMNFGKFLLAYCCLLIAFGLSFCVLFTDYPAFINIAWSLLKAVTMMSGELEFEDIFYGDIPIKYPVTAHILFLSFVLLVTVILTNLMVGLAVNDIQGLQVSATLDRLVRQAELVSRLECLLFSRLLRNSPRRLLALCKRSSLLRASRNQLQFVMRPNDPRDKQLPEELKINIYKMVAERRDRSQSLKQKKYENNCMFFNKSMQSREFNKNQKADNLCILRPRSATNVPSQLKLYENFSSSTDLKPQNDNIKPLKQEIQCIKVQLKDLSEKIEKLVEIIDVKSINVSEELGNIKKKLEQKSQFYF, encoded by the exons ATGAAGACCACTTTGTTAAACCAGACTATGGAGAATGTACGATTTTCGATTATA gAAAACGACTTGAACTGGAATTCAGATAGAGAACTAGAAGACTTATACGACAAACGTAGCATATCCAGCGAGAGCGATAGTGATATATTTAGTAATGAAACCGATGCCATTAATTCCTGGCAACAACATAGCCATGTTATTTGGGACATTAAAGAAATTGAAGACACATTAAGTCGACAATGTGTTAGTTCCGGCAATATTTTCGAAATGGTTAAGTGTGGAGAGTTTTACG aATTAAGTTCCGGTTCTTCAGAAGTAAATCTGGCTTTGCTCTACTCAGCTTTGTACGGATTTGTAGATAGCATCGTGATTCTTCTGAATACGTTTTTTGCCGATCCTAATGCCCATGATTCAAAAGGAAGAACATCATTGCACTTTGTTTGCGCGAATGGTAATTCTCAAATTGCTAAAATTTTGTTGGATCATGAAGCGGACCCAAACTGTTGGGATTTCAAAAAGGAAGTGACGCCTTTACATTGTGCTGCAAG CGCTGGGAGCGTAGATTGTGTATTACTTCTACTTCGGCGAAGGGCACAAATAAACATTGGAATAGAAAAACGATCAGCTCTTCACTTTGCTATTGACAGGAATGCTGTTGAATGTGTTGAAACGCTATTGAAGTATGGCGCTAATCCAAATACACCTCAAGTCTACACAGAGACTCCTTTGCACACAGCATGTGCTTTAGGGAATACAAAATGTGTAGAGCTTTTACTTGCCCATGGAGCTGATGTTCGGCCACAATTTGGAGAAGGCAAGCTAACAGCACTTCACCTTG cTGCCGAAAATGACTATGTAGAATGTGTGCgacttctattagaaaatggcGCTGATGTTAACTGTCGAAATGCAGGCTATCAAACGCCATTGCACTTAGCCTGTCTATCACAGTCGGTGGAAACTGTGGAGATGTTAATTAAATATGGTGCCAACGTGAATGCGCATTACAGAGATGGCCGAACAGCTCTACATGCAGCCATCGTTAAGCAATCAAGATGTTTAGATTGTTGCATTGCTCTGTTAAGAGCTGGAGCCGATGTTAATAAGGCAGACAACTATGGATACACTCCCTTACACATAGCTGCTTTAAATGAGTTCAGCAACTGTGTTTATACATTTATAG aaaatgGAGCAGATGTAACGGCAAGGACTGATGGGAATGTTTCGGCATTATCATTTATTGTACGGCGAACTCCTGATGTGGTGCCTAAACTCATTGCCAATTTGGACGCATCAATTAAGGTCAACGATCATGAAATAGGAGATGTCGATTGCGaaataaaattggactttcGACATTTGGTTCCATTGCCAACTCTGGAAAGAGGCGAGACAGAGCTGCTTATGTCCTTCATTGAAGTTGGCCAGAAGCGCATTCTGATACATCCACTATGCGAAACATTCTTATTTCTAAAATGGAGACGAATACGAAAATTCTTCCTCATGAGCCTCCTGTACCACACAGTATACGTCCTAATGTTTACAATCTATGTGTTTGGAGTATACGTTAGAAACTGCGAAAAGGGTACCACCTGCACGGCAGCAAATTATATATCATCTACTGGCTACTTTGTGGTGGTTTTAAATCTATTGCTGTTAGTTAAGGAGCTTTTTCAG atgGCACATGGTTTGACGGGCTATGCAAAATATTGGGAAAACTGGTTGCAGTGGACGATAATTTTTGGAGTGTTTCTATGCGTG ACACCTGCTCTCTTGGTTGCTAAAGATTTGCTTGCAGTACCCGAGTGGCAACATCATGTCGCTGCAATTGTTATGTTCCTTGTATGGCTGGAATTAATGATGTTGGTCGGTCGGTTTCCTATTTTTGGGCTTTACATTCAAATGTTCACAAAGG tttctaTGAACTTTGGAAAATTTTTACTAGCTTACTGCTGCTTATTAATTGCGTTTGGGCTGAGTTTTTGCGTCCTGTTTACAGATTATCCTGCTTTTATAAATATAGCCTG gtcCCTTCTAAAAGCTGTCACAATGATGTCCGGCGAACTTGAGTTTGAGGATATTTTTTACGGAGATATTCCAATTAAATACCCCGTAACTGCGCATATTCTATTTCTATCATTTGTATTACTAGTGACCGTTATATTAACTAATTTAATGGTTGGGTTGGCGGTAAATGATATTCAA ggTCTGCAAGTTTCAGCAACATTAGATAGACTAGTTCGGCAAGCGGAGTTGGTGTCACGTCTTGAATGCCTACTCTTTTCACGCCTTCTTCGGAACTCACCAAGGCGATTGTTGGCTCTATGTAAACGCAGCTCTTTACTTCGGGCATCAAGAAACCAATTGCAATTTGTCATGCGTCCCAATGACCCAAGAGACAAACAGTTGCCGGaggaattgaaaataaacatcTATAAGATGGTTGCGGAGAGAAGAGATCGCAGCCAGAGCCTCAAGCAGAAAAAATACGAGaataattgtatgttttttaacaaatccaTGCAAAGTCGTGAATTCAACAAAAATCAGAAAGCAGATAACTTGTGCATACTGCGCCCTCGTTCAGCAACAAATGTACCAAGTCAATTGaaattatatgaaaattttAGCTCTTCGACCGATTTGAAACCCCAAAATGACAATATTAAACCATTGAAACAAGAGATTCAGTGCATAAAAGTCCAATTGAAGGATTTGTCTGAGAAAATTGAGAAACTAGTTGAAATCATTGATGTAAAATCCATTAATGTCTCAGAAGAGCTaggtaacattaaaaaaaaattagaacaaaaatCTCAGTTTTACTTTTAG
- the LOC129939679 gene encoding uncharacterized protein LOC129939679: MSKKGFLTQNDKKATSEIKDEEENKNEDFFQSKLFRLITLAIYLGGVGGLGFTLAVYHIFLWDSAMPPLPILKHK, from the coding sequence ATGAGTAAGAAAGGGTTTTTGacacaaaatgataaaaaagcCACTTCAGAAATAAaggatgaagaagaaaataaaaatgaagatttCTTCCAATCGAAGCTTTTCCGCTTAATAACGTTGGCAATTTATCTTGGTGGCGTAGGAGGCTTAGGATTCACTTTAGCTGTGTACCATATTTTTCTCTGGGATTCGGCTATGCCACCGCTGCCGATACTAAAGCATAAATAG
- the LOC129939478 gene encoding uncharacterized protein LOC129939478, producing the protein MESYRVINHELSRNNQELRTAIQKYKHEIIYLNRKLLEQREEFNRLKASIAKTIEEKYTETMDFIFPERIAVPDQIQNSKLSLDSHRRSSSNLKEVDPVKRKSHSARIGSSCGLEMEESTFKMPSPRIVDEGIVRSSKPIPTYIQNSSSQNESKDSPSFKEKNVPRITVEAYQTLSECQQNVSNQSESRKSEDLHTSKSSIEESNASEMTEMGQTLKTPNTSLGTINEEKSCASNAPNETLSDATINCLLDAPCSTPYNQHKAQNGTIFQRKEVRVLVKKMSIDELAHLSIQDSHCTGLSDTLLKNTTFKSKSAQIEACHSEKKCSQFTFSNFTINNSTCKVNINSSSDVESFAGPKTIPTKEKVTPSNNKSIKVPISRERIKGKQNKENQDTDSEFTCSDEESNVGRRRLRHKQLSLKEPSLRAKLRNTTNIKF; encoded by the exons ATGGAATCTTATAGAGTAATAAATCATGAATTATCAAGAAATAACCAAGAACTTAGgactgcaatacaaaaatacaaacacgaAATAATATATCTTAATCGAAAGCTGTTGGAACAGCGCGAAGAATTCAATCGCTTGAAAGCGTCGATTGCAAAAAccattgaagaaaaatatacagaaactatggattttatttttcctgAAAGGATTGCAGTTCCAGATCAAATACAAAACAGCAAGTTGAGTTTAGATTCTCATCGTCGATCTTCTAGTAATTTGAAAGAAGTCGATCCGGTTAAAAGAAAGTCACATTCTGCACGAATTGGTTCTTCATGTGGATTGGAGATGGAAGAATCAACATTTAAGATGCCTTCACCTAGGATTGTTGACGAAGGAATAGTCCGTTCGAGTAAACCTAttcctacatacatacaaaacagTTCAAGTCAAAACGAATCAAAAGATTCTCCTAGCTTTAAGGAAAAGAATGTTCCTAGAATTACAGTTGAAGCATATCAAACGCTTTCGGAATGTCAACAAAACGTTTCAAATCAAAGCGAATCACGAAAAAGTGAAG ATTTACACACATCAAAAAGTAGCATCGAAGAATCAAATGCCTCTGAGATGACTGAAATGGGACAGACTTTAAAAACGCCAAACACAAGCCTTGGGACGATAAACGAAGAAAAGAGCTGTGCTTCCAATGCACCTAATGAAACTCTTAGTGATGCTacaataaattgtttacttGATGCTCCATGCAGTACTCCATACAATCAGCACAAAGCACAAAACGGAACAATTTTTCAACGGAAAGAAGTCCgtgttttagttaaaaaaatgagCATCGACGAACTTGCCCATCTTAGTATTCAGGACAGTCATTGCACAGGACTGAGTGACACActattaaaaaacacaacattcAAATCAAAGAGCGCCCAAATAGAAGCTTGTCactctgaaaaaaaatgttcacaatttACCTTTTCCAATTTCACAATAAACAATTCTACATGTAAAGTCAATATAAATTCATCATCAGACGTCGAATCCTTTGCAGGACCAAAAACCATCcctacaaaagaaaaagtaaccCCTTCAAACAACAAATCTATTAAAGTGCCTATAAGCAGAGAAAGGATCAAAGGAAAACAGAATAAGGAGAACCAAGACACCGATTCAGAATTCACTTGTTCCGATGAGGAATCGAATGTTGGAAGAAGAAGACTAAGACATAAGCAGCTTTCTCTAAAAGAACCCAGTCTCAGGGCAAAACTACGAAATAcaacaaatatcaaattttaa